In Macrobrachium rosenbergii isolate ZJJX-2024 chromosome 4, ASM4041242v1, whole genome shotgun sequence, one genomic interval encodes:
- the LOC136837705 gene encoding uncharacterized protein, with protein sequence MPLASSNTTFLLDTSTGPLVTASRRRQVFDIVHGLSHPSGHLMTNKFVGHGINRDVHQWGRSCISCQASKTPWHTESGSATSSSLIGVWATSLGPFRSREKPPDDHRLFHPLAGGNPHGGSITTGRGPAFLSELWVSLARLMGTTLHSTTAYNPSANSMVETAHHSLGTLHQQEVEGTAALGPAASPHHAEGKW encoded by the coding sequence ATGCCCTTAGCAAGCTCGAACACAACTTTCCTCCTGGACACCAGCACAGGCCCCCTAGTAACCGCTTCGAGGAGAAGGCAGGTGTTCGACATAGttcacggtctctcccatccatcagggcaccTTATGACTAACAAGTTCGTCGGGCATGGCATCAACAGGGACGTTCACCAGTGGGGAAGGAGCTGCATCTCGTGCCAGGCGAGCAAAACACCCTGGCACACAGAGTCGGGGTCAGCGACTTCCTCCAGCCTCATCGGCGTTTGGGCCACATCGTTGGGCCCCTTCCGCAGTCGGGAGAagcctcctgacgatcatagactgTTCCACCCGCTGGCCggaggcaacccccatggaggcAGCATCACTACGggcaggggtccagccttcctgtcagagctctgggtttCCTTGGCACGCCTAATGGGTACAACTCTGCACAGTACAACAGCCTACAACCCCTCAGCGAACAGCATGGTTGAGACGGCGCACCACTCTCTTGGCACACTGCACCaacaagaggtggaaggaacagctgccctgggtcctgctgcaTCTCCGCACCACGCTGAAGGTAAATGGTGA